In Aerococcaceae bacterium zg-252, the genomic window CTGATTATCACCGTCTTGTCGAAGAATTTATTCATGGAATGGATGATTTAACATGACAGAAAAACAAACAAAAACTGAAACTGCGCGTGTTGAACGAGTGAAGACACATGAAAATTTACTTTTGAAGAAACTTCAACAAGAACAAGTGCAAGAAACTTTAGATTCAGTAGAAAATAAAGGGATTGATAGAGAACATTATGAAGATTCATTGCTTGAAAAGTTAATGACCCAAGTAACTTCTGCTGGGAGAAAATCAGCTTTTCATTCGAATGATCGACCTGAAATATTGATGATTACGTCAGCTGTTGAATTAACTGAAGAAGAGAAAGAAATCATTGTTCGCAAATTTATTGAAAAAACAAATAAAAAATTACGACGGATTACGACGGTAGTGGATTCAAACTTAATTACAGGAATTCGTCTTCAAAGTGAAAGTTTCTTCTATGAAGTAAGTGGACAAAAAACATTGCGAGAGCTACGCCGTCATTTAGAACGAAATTGGCGTTACTAATAAAATATTAATACGCAGATATTTTGTGATAACTTAAATGAACATAGTGCGACAAGGAGCGCTCTGAAATGTATCTACTAAAGTAAATGTGAGAACATAAAGAAAGTAGAAGTCATTTCAGAAATAAGGAGGATAAAGATGAGTTTAGAACGTTTAGATGAACGATTACGCCAACAAATTCGTCTGTTCCATGCAGAAGGTTCTATCGAAGAAATCGGTACGATTACATATATTGGAGATGGAATTGCAAGAGCCAATGGTTTAGAAAATGTAATGATTGGTGAAATGGTAGAATTCGCTAATGGAACAAAAGGAATGGTACAAAACTTAGAATCCAATGATGTTGGGATTATCATTTTTGGAGACTATGTTACGATTCATGAGGGGGATTTAGTTCGCCGTATGAATCGTATTATGGAAGTACCGGTAGGAAATGGATTATTAGGTCGTGTTGTGAATCCATTGGGTGAAGCAATTGACGGATTAGGTGAAATTCAATCGTCTAAGAGCCGACCAGTTGAGGCTGATGCACCAGGAATTATGGAGCGTCAAAGTGTACATCAACCATTGCAAACCGGAATTAAAGCAATTGATTCATTAGTGCCAATTGGAAGAGGTCAACGTGAGTTGATTATTGGTGACCGTAAAACAGGGAAAACAACCCTAGCTGTTGATGCTATTTTGAATCAAAAGGGACAAGATGTTCTTTGTATCTATGTTGCGATTGGTCAAAAAGAATCAACGGTAAAAAATATTGTGAATACGTTACAAAGTTTTGGTGCAATGGAGTACACCATTGTGATGAGTGCGAGTGCATCGCAACCAGCACCATTACTTTATTTAGCACCGTATGCTGCGACTGCTATAGCAGAAGAGTTTATGTATTCTGGTAAACATGTATTGATTATTTATGATGATTTATCAAAACAGGCTGCTGCTTATCGTGAAATGAGTTTGTTATTGAAACGTCCACCGGGACGTGAAGCTTATCCAGGGGACGTGTTCTATTTACACTCTCGTTTATTAGAACGCTCAGCTAAGTTATCTGATGCACTTGGTGGTGGCTCAATTACTTCATTACCAATTGTTGAAACACAGGCGGGAGATATTTCAGCATACATTCCAACGAATATTATTTCGATTACAGACGGACAAATATTTTTAGAGAGCGATTTGTTCCATTCGGGTGTTCGACCAGCGATTAATGCCGGACTTTCTGTATCTCGTGTTGGTGGGGCAGCACAATTAAAACCAATGAAACAAGTTTCGGGTACTTTGCGGATTGATTTAGCAAGTTTCCGAGAGTTAGAAGCATTTTCTCAGTTTGGTTCAGATTTAGATGCCTATACACAAAAACGATTAAATCGTGGTCGCCGTACAGTTGAAGTATTAAAACAACCGCAACATCGACCAGTGAGTGTTGAAAAACAAATTATTCTATTCTATGCTCTGAACCATGGTTATTTAGACGGTGTTTCAATATCGGATATTCGTGACTATGAAGCGTCGTTATTTGAATTTTTAGAAAATCGATACGAAGTCATCTTGCGTGATATTCGCCGCAATGGTCGTATGCCTGAAGATGATTTGATGACTTCTATCTTAGATGAACATGTCAGTTCAATGGGTTAAGGATGAACAGAAAAGGAGCGTGAGTTATGTCGTTAAATCAAATTAGAAAAAGAATAGACTCTACGCGAAAGACTGCACAAATAACGAATGCCATGCGTATGGTATCAGCATCAAAATATAATCGAATGGTACAAGAATCTGTGAAGTATTTTGAATATGCACAAAAGGTAAAACAGATGGTTGCAGTGCTTGGAAAGCAACAATTTGACTTGCTAGATGACGGAGTCCCAATGGACGTTGATGAAGTGAAAGACATTAATTTTAACGATTTGTTAATTGAACGTCCAATCAAACGAACAGGTTATTTGATTATCACATCGGATAAAGGGTTAGCCGGTGGTTATAATACTTCAATCATAAAAGCGACGGATACCATGTTAAAAGATGATCATCAAAGTAAAGACGAAGTGGTGGTATTAGCAATTGGAGAGCCGATTGCAAAATATTGTCGGGAAGAGGGATATGAAATTGCGTATGAATTGCATCATCTAACAGACCAACCGAGCTTTATAGAAGTTTCACGTATTGTAAGAAAAGCTGTAAAATTATTTAAAAAACAAGTATTTGACGCATTGTATGTTTGTTATAACCACCATATTAATGCGATGACAACTCAATTTCGTGCTGAGCAAATTTTGCCTTTAACCGATTTAGAACTCGAAGAAGAAATTGAAACGAGTTTATTTCCAGTCGACTTTTTGATTGAGCCCAATCAAAGTGCGCTCTTAGATGTGTTATTGCCACAATATGCAGAAAGTCAAATTTATGGTGCGATTATGGACGCTAAAACAAGTGAACATGCGAGTCGAATGAATGCGATGCGAAGTGCGACAGATAATGCAGAAGAAATGATTGATGATTTGAAACAACAGTATCATCAACAAAGACAATTAAAAGTTACCAGTGAAATTTCAGAAATTATTAGTGGTGCCAATGCACAACAGTAATGCGAGTGGTAGCCGAAAACTAAAACAACAAAGGAGGAATGTGGGTCATGCGAATTGGTCATATTGAACAAGTGATTGGGCCTGTTGTCGATGTCACTTTCCCAATTGAAAATGGTGTTCCTGATATACATAATGCGTTACTTGTCACAACGGCAGATATGGGCGATGTATTTGAGGGGAATATCGCAGAAGAAGATAAAAAAATAACATTAGAAGTTGCGTTAGACTTAGGACATGGAACAGTGAGAACGATTGCGATGCAATCAACAGACGGACTTTGTCGTGGTATGACGGTTGTCGATTATTTAGCACCGATTAAAGTGCCGGTAGGTGAAGAAACACTTGGTCGAGTTTTTAATGTTTTAGGTGAAACAATCGACGAGTTGGAGCCTGTATCTACAGAAGTAAAACGTAATAGTATTCATCGTGGTGCACCAACGTACGAAGAGTTGAGTAACAATTATCAGATTCTTGAAACAGGGATTAAAGTCATTGATTTATTAGCACCGTATGTGAAAGGTGGAAAAATCGGTCTGTTTGGGGGAGCCGGAGTAGGTAAGACGGTTTTAATTCAAGAGTTGATTCACAATATTGCTGAACAATTGGGTGGTATTTCAGTGTTTACCGGTGTTGGAGAACGGACACGTGAGGGTAATGATCTTGTAATGGAAATGCGTGCTTCCGGTGTTAATAAAAAAACAGCCATGGTATTCGGTCAAATGAACGAACCGCCGGGTGCTCGTATGCGTGTTGTATTGACAGGATTAACAATGGCAGAATATTTCCGAGATGAATTGAATCAAGATGTTTTATTATTTATCGATAATATTTATCGATTTACTCAAGCTGGGTCAGAAGTATCGGCATTACTCGGAAGAATGCCGTCTGCAGTAGGGTATCAACCTACATTGGCTAGTGAAATGGGTGAAATGCAGGAACGGATTACGTCTACAAAAAATGGTTCGATTACTTCGATTCAAGCAGTTTATGTACCAGCCGATGACTATACTGACCCTGCACCAGCTACAACTTTTGCACATCTAGATGCTACAACGAACTTAGAACGTCGTTTAGCTGAACAAGGGATTTACCCTGCAGTAGACCCATTGGCGTCTTCTTCAAGTGCGTTAACAGAAGAAATCGTAGGTGTGCGTCATTATAATGTGGCTCGTAAAGTTCAAACGATTTTACAACGCTATCGTGAATTGCAAGATATTATTGCTATTTTAGGTATTGATGAATTAAGTGATGAAGAAAAAATTACAGTAAAACGTGCAAGACGTATTCAATATTTCTTATCACAAAACTTCCATGTCGCTGAAGCATTTACAGGTGTACCAGGCTCTTTTGTAACCATTGAGGAAACTCTAGATGGTTTTGAGGGGATTGTTGACGGTAAATACGATGTAATACCGGAAGAAGCATTTAGAAACGTGGGGAATATCGACCAAGTGTTAGATAAAGCGAAGAAAATGGGAGTAACACTTTCTGACGAAGTGAATTAGGAGGTGTATCATGGCTGAAGAAAAAGCATTAAGAAATCATATGCAAGTATGTATCTCATCTCCGAATGGTGTTATCTATGATCACCGTTCTGTCAGTTGTAATGTCGTAACCGTTGACGGTGGTTTGACGATTATGCCGAATCATATTCCTATTTTGGCTGCCCTAGATGTCGGGCCAGTAAAAGTGACACGGTTAGCAGACGGTAATCCGGTAGATTATATTGCGATTAATGGTGGTATTTTATCTATGTCGAATAATCGACTAGAAATTATATCGAATTATGCCGTAAGGGCTAGAGATATTAATGAAGCAGAAGTAGAAATTCAAAAACAACAAGCAGAAGAAGATATGGAAGCAGCATTAAGAGAACATGATGCAAGAGCCTTTAGACGAGCAAAAATTTCATTAAATCGAGCGATAAATATGATTTCAGTTAGTAAACATCGCCGCAGTTAAAAATAAGACGATTGGTAAGGAGAAATATGTCAATTTCTTAGCCAATCGTCTTATTTTGAATAGTTAACTTGAGAATGATGAGTAAAATATAATGTCAAATATGGCATGTAATAAGTTTTGCTTGATTTTTTGTATGTTTACAAAACAAAAGGGGATAAATATCAAACATATTAGCGTTCTTAATACATTTTTTTGATTTTTTAAAAAAATTCAAAAAAAGTATTGACTGGTGCTGAAAAGGATGATAGTATAAGGGAGTTCTCAGGAGAGAACACGAACGAGCGAAAAAAAGTTTTAAAAAATCTAAAAAAAGATGTTGACAAACTTAAGAGCTTGGAGTAATATATAGGAGTTGTCACAAGCGGCAACGAAAGCTCATTGAAAACTAAACAAAGAACAAACCAAGAATGTGTAGGGGATAGCAATAGCTATCACAACCCGAATAATAAATTCGAGACAGAGGGACACCTCTTAAAAGATGTAAGCTAGTAAATAGTAAGAGTCAAAGAAGACTCATGAAACTTTCATGAGAGTTTGATCCTGGCTCAGGACGAACGCTGGCGGCGTGCCTAATACATGCAAGTCGAACGAACGGAGACGGAAGCTTGCTTTCGTCGAAGTGAGTGGCGCACGGGTGAGTAACACGTGGGAAACCTACCCTTCAGCGGGGGATAACAGTCGGAAACGACTGCTAATACCGCATAGGACTTTCTGCCGCATGGTGGGGAGAGGAAAGGCGCTACGGCGTCACTGAAGGATGGTCCCGCGGTGCATTAGCTAGTTGGTAAGGTAGCGGCTTACCAAGGCGATGATGCATAGCCGACCTGAGAGGGTGATCGGCCACATTGGGACTGAGACACGGCCCAAACTCCTACGGGAGGCAGCAGTAGGGAATCTTCCGCAATGGACGCAAGTCTGACGGAGCAACGCCGCGTGTGTGAAGAAGGTTTTCGGATCGTAAAGCACTGTTGTTAGAGAAGAACGGTTGTAAGAGGGAATGCTTACAAAGTGACGGTATCTAACCAGAAAGCCACGGCTAACTACGTGCCAGCAGCCGCGGTAATACGTAGGTGGCAAGCGTTGTCCGGATTTATTGGGCGTAAAGGGAGTGCAGGCGGTTAATTAAGTCTGATGTGAAAGCCCACGGCTCAACCGTGGAGGGTCATTGGAAACTGGTTAACTTGAGTGCAGAAGAGGCAAGTGGAATTCCATGTGTAGCGGTGAAATGCGTAGATATATGGAGGAACACCAGTGGCGAAGGCGACTTGCTGGTCTGTAACTGACGCTGAGGCTCGAAAGCGTGGGGAGCAAACAGGATTAGATACCCTGGTAGTCCACGCCGTAAACGATGAGTGCTAAGTGTTGGAGGGTTTCCACCCTTCAGTGCTGGAGTTAACGCAATAAGCACTCCGCCTGGGGAGTACGGCCGCAAGGCTGAAACTCAAAGGAATTGACGGGGACCCGCACAAGCGGTGGAGCATGTGGTTTAATTCGAAGCAACGCGAAGAACCTTACCAGGTCTTGACATAGGATGCATAACCTAGAGATAGGTGAAGTCTTTCGGACATCCATACAGGTGGTGCATGGTTGTCGTCAGCTCGTGTCGTGAGATGTTGGGTTAAGTCCCGCAACGAGCGCAACCCTTATCACTAGTTGCCAGCAATAAGAT contains:
- a CDS encoding F0F1 ATP synthase subunit delta: MTEKQTKTETARVERVKTHENLLLKKLQQEQVQETLDSVENKGIDREHYEDSLLEKLMTQVTSAGRKSAFHSNDRPEILMITSAVELTEEEKEIIVRKFIEKTNKKLRRITTVVDSNLITGIRLQSESFFYEVSGQKTLRELRRHLERNWRY
- a CDS encoding F0F1 ATP synthase subunit alpha, translated to MSLERLDERLRQQIRLFHAEGSIEEIGTITYIGDGIARANGLENVMIGEMVEFANGTKGMVQNLESNDVGIIIFGDYVTIHEGDLVRRMNRIMEVPVGNGLLGRVVNPLGEAIDGLGEIQSSKSRPVEADAPGIMERQSVHQPLQTGIKAIDSLVPIGRGQRELIIGDRKTGKTTLAVDAILNQKGQDVLCIYVAIGQKESTVKNIVNTLQSFGAMEYTIVMSASASQPAPLLYLAPYAATAIAEEFMYSGKHVLIIYDDLSKQAAAYREMSLLLKRPPGREAYPGDVFYLHSRLLERSAKLSDALGGGSITSLPIVETQAGDISAYIPTNIISITDGQIFLESDLFHSGVRPAINAGLSVSRVGGAAQLKPMKQVSGTLRIDLASFRELEAFSQFGSDLDAYTQKRLNRGRRTVEVLKQPQHRPVSVEKQIILFYALNHGYLDGVSISDIRDYEASLFEFLENRYEVILRDIRRNGRMPEDDLMTSILDEHVSSMG
- the atpG gene encoding ATP synthase F1 subunit gamma — protein: MSLNQIRKRIDSTRKTAQITNAMRMVSASKYNRMVQESVKYFEYAQKVKQMVAVLGKQQFDLLDDGVPMDVDEVKDINFNDLLIERPIKRTGYLIITSDKGLAGGYNTSIIKATDTMLKDDHQSKDEVVVLAIGEPIAKYCREEGYEIAYELHHLTDQPSFIEVSRIVRKAVKLFKKQVFDALYVCYNHHINAMTTQFRAEQILPLTDLELEEEIETSLFPVDFLIEPNQSALLDVLLPQYAESQIYGAIMDAKTSEHASRMNAMRSATDNAEEMIDDLKQQYHQQRQLKVTSEISEIISGANAQQ
- the atpD gene encoding F0F1 ATP synthase subunit beta; this translates as MRIGHIEQVIGPVVDVTFPIENGVPDIHNALLVTTADMGDVFEGNIAEEDKKITLEVALDLGHGTVRTIAMQSTDGLCRGMTVVDYLAPIKVPVGEETLGRVFNVLGETIDELEPVSTEVKRNSIHRGAPTYEELSNNYQILETGIKVIDLLAPYVKGGKIGLFGGAGVGKTVLIQELIHNIAEQLGGISVFTGVGERTREGNDLVMEMRASGVNKKTAMVFGQMNEPPGARMRVVLTGLTMAEYFRDELNQDVLLFIDNIYRFTQAGSEVSALLGRMPSAVGYQPTLASEMGEMQERITSTKNGSITSIQAVYVPADDYTDPAPATTFAHLDATTNLERRLAEQGIYPAVDPLASSSSALTEEIVGVRHYNVARKVQTILQRYRELQDIIAILGIDELSDEEKITVKRARRIQYFLSQNFHVAEAFTGVPGSFVTIEETLDGFEGIVDGKYDVIPEEAFRNVGNIDQVLDKAKKMGVTLSDEVN
- the atpC gene encoding ATP synthase F1 subunit epsilon; this translates as MAEEKALRNHMQVCISSPNGVIYDHRSVSCNVVTVDGGLTIMPNHIPILAALDVGPVKVTRLADGNPVDYIAINGGILSMSNNRLEIISNYAVRARDINEAEVEIQKQQAEEDMEAALREHDARAFRRAKISLNRAINMISVSKHRRS